The Nomascus leucogenys isolate Asia chromosome 21, Asia_NLE_v1, whole genome shotgun sequence genomic sequence TGAATCCTCTATGGTGTCGAAGACATTTAGAACTTCTCAGGGTGTGCAAAAACAACTTGGTATTTCCAGTTATTCAGGCCAAGCCTGGGAATCATCCTTGAATCCTCAGGTTCTTTCATACCCCAAATCGTATCCATTAGGAAACCCTGTCGGCTCTACCTTCTGACAGATGCAAAATCTGACCACTTGCCACTAACAGTCTCACTGGGTTCCTTACTTGTGCCTGATCCCCCTGCCCTGGTCTCTTCCTAGCACTGCAACCGGAGAGATCTTATTAAGACCTAAGTCAGGCCACAACATCCTGTGCCAGAACTCTCCTCGCTTAGAGTGAGTGAAGGCTAGCGTCTTTACAGGGCCTTCTAGGCTCACATGATCACCAGTCACCTCTCTGACCTCCTCTCACTACTCTGTCATCACCTGCTCTCCAGCCACACTGCATGCTCCTTTTCCTCGAGGATGGCAGGGACACTCCTGCTTTTGGGCCTCTGCACTGGCTGTTTCTTCTGCCCCCAAATATGCAAGTGATTTGTCATCTTTTCAATGAAGGCTCTCCTGATcaacttttaaacatttcaacCAATCCTCCAACCCACAGAATCCTGGTTCCCTCTTACCATGCTTGACCTTTTCGTTTTCCATAGCTCTTATCACTTTCTAACactttacgtgtgtgtgtgtgtgtgtgtgtgtgtatacacacacatatatggagagagaataaatatacatatatgtatatatgtgtgtctgagaatatacatatatgtatatatgtgacaCACAGacacttacacacacatatatgtatgtttattatcTCTATTATCTATGATCTATCTCCCTCCACCAGAATGACAGCTCCATTAGGGCAAGGTatctttgtctgttttatttactaatttatcCCTAGTCCTTAGAGGTTACTTGGCACATACctggtgtttaataaatattttcaagtgaataacctttaaactatttttaattaaaagctcCTCCTTGAGTTAAAAAATATCTGCCTCTTAAAGATGTTTTGGTTAATGCATCTGCTGAGTAAGTGAGTAACTTTGAATGAAaggtacatcttttttttttttttttccagagagtgTAAATTAAACACTTTCCTGAAGCTCTTTTCTCCTACTGTCATCCTCTAGGATCAGAGTGGAATATATCTGAGGCCCACATTCCTCTTCCTGAGCGTGTCCCTCATGGTCCTAGGCTGGCAGGCTCTTCTCAACTTAAGCAGACTATGGAATGCTCTCCCGGGCTGCAGCCCCTTCAATAGGCTCTTCCTTCCTTAACTCTCTCTCCCTCTAAGACCcaaatacttttataatattaatactcCTGAGATGAATCACTATGTTTCAGTCAGCTAATACTTTTCCTAATCGGTCAATACCTTGGCCAGGATTATCTGACATTGAGTTGAAGGCAAGATGGAACAGACTATCCCTGAGGTGAACCAGAAGGGTAAAAATGGACCTCGGGAAACAGAGAACAGTAATGACCTACTGGCCCAATTTTACAACTTTGCCTTGGTTGGTTCTGGCCAGGCCACTAAAAGTCAATTAGATGTCAAACAGTTTGCTGGACAAGCTTTAAGTATTTGGCAGGTGTTAGCCCTAGCCCTTGAACCTATTCTAGAGCCCAGGAACTAGTTTGCATATGTTTAATATTCCAAACAATCCACTCTCTAGCCTAAGAGCCCTGGATTGAGTGATTTTACAGATGGCAATACAGGAAAAGCAGGAAGAGTTAAATTCTTGCTCTTGGAAGCttatctctccttccctcctaccTGGCAGTTCTTCTCCCACAGAGTTAGCAGCGTCAAACTTTCCacactgcaggctgggcacagcttATTTCCAAAGGCCTCCTGGATCCGCAGAACCAGGCATTTGTGATGGGTCTCATCCATGGCATAGAAGTGGTTGAAATCCAGGAAGATAATCTCTTGGGGGTGCTGTGTAAGAAACGAGTCAATTTCCATCAGCCCATCCCAGACCTTGATGCCAAAAAGTCCATGGATGAAGTAGATCTCCTGGTCGGCATCCCCTGGTTTGGAAGACACACGCAGGTCAAAGTAGCGGATCCCAGCTTCCAGCTGTTCTCGAAATGTCAGGTTCTGAGTCACAGACCACTTCTTCATTAGCTTCTTCACCAAAGAGATCCTGGCGAGGCGTTTGATAGCTTGGGTTTGGTCAGGCCCAACTGGGGATTTTTCATCTACCCAGTAGCTGAATGAATCATGTGAGCCTGTACAAAGGAATAAAGGTGAGGAAAGCAGATGAGATGGGAGCTGGGAAAAATAAGCCAATTGatgagaaaacaacaaaaaaaaattaagaaccaaATAACACACTAGAACTGCAAATGAATAGTAGCAAAATTTGCCAAGCTTGCtaggaataaaataaacacatagaaaagTAATGTAGCAGCTTGTTAAGCCTGGGGTAATACTatagttttcatatattttgctggcataagataaattaataaataacctTTTGCAAAGCTATTTAGAAACATGCTGAAAATAGGGGCTTTAAAATAGTCATACAATTTGCTCCAGTAATTTCATTTCAGGAAAGCTATTCTGAGGAAATAAACTCTAACATTCAGGAAAACAAAGATGTCTGTCAAAGAATATTCATAATAGAGACAAACTGGAGATAATGCTTAAGTGTCTCTTACAGAAGAATGCTTCATTGTGGTATATCCACTTTATTCATGCCATCATTGAAACAGAGGGTATGAAAACACTGTGTCTATCTCAACAATGCTGAGAAAGGGATTTAAATTCTAGGAAAGGCAGAATTTCAAGAAACCcaacttgctttctttttatgtttttaaaatatattaaaaattgtatatattattttactattataaaagTCTGAGTCAGTAGGAATGATTTATTGACAGATCAGCTAACAATTTTGATGGGCTCAACACAGTTTAGTTAGTATGTCCCTCTTTTTGAATTCGTACCTCAATGAGCCAAAACTGCTATTAAATGGTCCAAATGCACATTCTGTTCCTCTGTCTTAACAAAGGAATaggatgaaatgttttgtaaatgtctgttatgcctgtttggtctatagtgcagattaagtctgatgtttctttgttgattttctttctagatAATCCATCTGTCCAATGCCGAAGAAGTCTGCAACTATTATTCTATTGGAGTCcatttagctctaataatatttgcctcATATATCTAGGTGCTCTGgtgttaggtgtatatatatttacaattgttatatcctcttgctgaacggatccatttatcattatataataaccttctttgtccctttttgtgttttttttggtcttaaagtctattttgtctgatataagtatagctaatTTGCACATTTTAGGTTTCTGTTTGtgtggaatattttttcccatcccTCACTTTCAGTCCACGTGTgcctttacaggtgaagtgagttttTTGTGGGCAGTATATAGTtgtgtcttgttttttgtttgtttgtttgtttttttaaatccattcagccagtccatatcttttaattgaggagtttaaaccatttacatttaaggctatTATTGATAGATGAGGATTACTTCTggtcattttgttaattattttctaattactttgtacattctttgttcctttcttcttcttttattgtttaactttactataagaaaacataggagaaatgcttcaagacattggtctaggcaaaggtTTCATAGCTAAGACTTCAAacacacaggcaacaaaaacgaaaatagacaaatgggactatattaaactgaAAAGTATCTACactagcaaaggaaacaatcaagagtgaaaagacaacctgtagaatggaagaaaatatttacaaactattaaTCTTACAAAGGACTTATagccagaatatacaaggaattcaaacaactcaacagcaaaaaaactaaataatcaaattaaaaagatgacaaaagaattaaatagacatttctcaaaaagaagacacatagatgggcgtggtagctcatgacTGTGATTccagtacttcaggaggctgaggccagtggatcacttgagtccaaaagtttgagaccagcctaggcaacgtgtgtgaaaccctatctctacaaaaaatacagaaaaagtagccagtagtggtggtgcacacctgcagtcccagctactcaggaggctgaagtgggaggattgcttgagcccaggaggttgaggctgaagtgaatgaacatcataccactgcactccagcctgggtcagagtaagaccctgtctcaaaaacaaaacaaaacaaaacaaaagaaaacaaaacaccatataaatagccaacaaacataggaagcAATGCTCcatgtcactaatcatcaaggaaatgcaaatcaaaaccacaatgaggtatcatcccTGCccagttacaatggcaattataataaaaaaaagacaaaaaataacaaatgctggtgaagctGTGGAGATGTATAtaactgttggtggaaatgtcaAGTAGTAcagtcattgtggaagacagtatggggATTGctgaaaaaaactaaatgtagaactaccatataatccagcaaccCCATTAATAGGTATTtaaccaaaggaaagaaaatctgtatatcaaaaggatacctgtactcccatgtttactgcagcactattcacaatagtgaagatatgaaatcaacctaaatattcatcaaccaattaatggattaaaaaatatggCATAAACACACattggaatactattcatccataaaaaagaatgatatcctgCCATTCACGGCAACATGAATAAGTCTGGGGACATTATGTTCAGCAaagtaagtcaggcacagaaaaataaatattatatactgtCACTCTATGTGGGAACTCAAAAAAAGTTTGGAgttcatggaagtagagagtagaactgTGGGTATTAGAGACTGGGAAGTGTAGCAGAGCGGGTAGGATAGAGAGGTCGGGTAGCAGAAACAAAATTATGCtaggaccgggtgtggtggctcatgcctgtaatcctagtactttgggaggctgaggtgggcagatcacttcaggtcaggagtttgagaccagcctggccaatatgatgaaaccctgtctctacctaaaaaaaaaaacagaaattagccaggtgtggtggtgcatgcctgtggtcccagcaacttgggaggctgaggcgtgagcattacttgaacccaggaggcagaggttgcagtgagctgagatggtgccactgtactccagcctgggtgatggctAGActctgttctcaaaaaaaaaaaaaaaattatgctataTAGGAGGAATGAAGTCTGGTGTTTTGCAGCATTGTAGGATGAATATGATTGactataatttattgtatactttcaaagagctagaagagaggattttgactgttcacaacacaaagaaatgataaatgtttgaggtgatggttataccaattacactgatttgatcattatacattgtataatgtATTGAAATATtactctgtatcccataaatatgtgcaattattactGTCAACTAAAAGTAAAAGGGCAGGGGGTGTGAGGAAGAAAGCATGAATCCCCCTAGACAGAGATGATCTTTTTATGAAGTATGAGTGACCACCATAGGCATATTCCTAATTAcagtgagaaaatatttcaatagtAACTATTTCTAGATGAAAATCATCTTTAGCAAATATCTTTCATTTTGGTTATTGGTTCTATCCAGGGTCAACCATTCTTATGTCTTTATCCACTAACTCATGCGGAAGCTAATTTGGTTAGTGCTGTGACTGGCTCTGAGGTGAGGGACTCCACACAGGTGGCTTCACTTTTCAAGTAAAATCTAGAAGGAAAATGCCTTTGCTTTGGCACTACTAACATTGTTCTTAACCACTACACCCCCATATTACCATCAGAATTCCTGTATTCATACTAGTTCACTGTCacccattttccatttttctaaattttagcaTAGGTATTTCGCACGTAAtacaaaattttacaaaacattaccattttatattatttcaattttcttgaaaACAGATCATTCTGTGATGACTCAGTGTTTTGTTTCctaagaaataaagtgaaaaaggaaaaataaacatcaaataatGCTTTACTTTTATGTAGCATCTGGAACATAGAGGCTATCCAGTAAGTATTAAGAAAAGACCTATTTATTCATCCTTAGGCAAATTGAATTTTGCAAGTGAGAAAATTACCAGCATATTTCAGGTAAGAAAAATTGCCATTACTAATAGAAATATAGAACAAGTCCCCCTGGATTTTCCACATTGGTTATCTCTGTTAATGAGGCTCCCTGGATACCTGCCTACTGCTCTGCTTCCTTTGGCTGTACAGCAACAGGAAATTTTTATACCTCCTCATTGAGAGATTTATTATGAATACATTAGATATAGATGGTGAATAGCGagttctctcttctttttgaattgCATTAACAGCCCAGCTGTTCAGGATTGAGTGTGTAATATAGTGCAAGGCACATACTGAACTTAATTCTTCCCTAGGCATTAGGGAATAGCCATTATCCAAGCGTGGAGGAGAGACAAATCCCCTCTGGTGTTCTCTTGTTGGTGTTGAGCCCAGTTTCATCTCCAGAGGGAGATGTGCTAACAACCTCCAACACTTTTCTCTGTGTCTGAGGACTGTGCAGAAATGTGACAGCAATGGGACCCCAGGGATCATTTTGAATATACAGGGACATACATGGTACCCAGCCCATCCCACAGAAGAGGGAGAGCGTGTATATTTCCTAGGAACAGAGTCTCTTTTTACCTCTTTGTTCTCTTTTCGTTTTCCCAGCCCCACCTTATGCCTTCTGACATCCTGTGCCCAGCAACATCCCTGCATGCCTCCAACCCCCTttacaggacaggacaggacagaacAATGAAGCAGAGTGCTGAATGTTTTATAGCACTTGCCCTATATAGGCCTATAGCAGCCAAAGCCAACTGTCACTTATTAACCACTATCAATATTTTTCCTGTTCTACTTATTTCTTTTCCAGAAAGCTTTTGCATCATATGGAGTGGGTGAAATAACATTTAACTGCCTAAgtgcaataaattatttctttttggaaaaacaGGCTAACAATGTCCCCCCTTTCCtgcacataaaatatttataaaccatgTAATCTGCAAATAGTACTTACAAATAGAAAATCCTAATATTTTATAATCCAAATTCACTATCAAAGTTTGTTCCCTTATTACTCCCCTACAACtcatggaaattattttattctttaaagacAGTGACTCTTCCCTTCTGTCTTGGAATGTATGGATAAAATTCAAGCATTTCttcagaagagaaggaaaataccCTGCACCACTGATCCTTGCCTTATTCTCTAAGAGAATTGCTGCTTGGGAATTGGTAGGGATAGCAGTTCCATGCATTCTAGTTTGTTTTATGATAAGGTCAGCAAACAGCTTAGGACCTCATCCCACTGTAATTTCTGCTGCTAAAATCATCTTTGCTGCTACTACCTGGTGTTACCTACACATCTTCACTCACCTCTCTCTATGGCTTCTTCATCTctgtctaaaatatatttaagtggtACCCctttgtcttaaaacaaaacaaagtacttTTCCTTACATGCCTTACTCCACACACGATtgacttctctttcctccttgctGTCAAATTCTTGAAAGTGTAGGCCAGTCCTGCTGCCTTTGTCTGCTATGACATACTCACTTCTTTCCATCTGGGTCCACTTTCTCTCCTTCTGTTGCTACTCTAATTCAAATGGCCACATTCTTCTTGGTTTCTATGTGAGTTTGCCAAGTCAGCTTGTTTGTGGAACCTTCCATTCTCTTGTGCTCAGTGTATATTTCTGCACATTTCTGGGTGTTCCCATCCTTCCTTTACCTTCTGTCTGCTTTTTTGACTCCTCTTTATTGTCcctaaatttaaatgttttccaagGATCTGTTCTGTATTCACTTCCTCTGTCCACCTTCAGAGACTTCAGTCCCACTCCCCAGTTTACCACAGTATCATTATGCAGATGACACCAAAAGCTTCCTTTCTAGCCCAGACTCTTATAAGTTGCAAACTTACATTCCCACCTTCCTGCTATGGCCTGCCTCCAATGGCCTGCTCACACAACAAAGTACGTATTTTCAAAGTCCAGCTTCTCCTGCTGGCCCTCTCATCCCCACAAAGTGCCTCTCCTGAATTTCTGCCAGTAGTTACCCAGTCACTCAGACTTGAAATCTTGGATTCTATTTAAACTCTTCCCTCTGCCTCACCCTCTTCGTTTAACCAGTTACCAAAACTTTACATTTGACCTTTGCAACATACATCAAAGCTGTCTCTTTCATTAACCTTCAACTGCC encodes the following:
- the PLCXD2 gene encoding PI-PLC X domain-containing protein 2 isoform X3; protein product: MLAVRKARRKLRMGTICSPNPSGTKTSSEVCNADWMASLPPHLHNLPLSNLAIPGSHDSFSYWVDEKSPVGPDQTQAIKRLARISLVKKLMKKWSVTQNLTFREQLEAGIRYFDLRVSSKPGDADQEIYFIHGLFGIKVWDGLMEIDSFLTQHPQEIIFLDFNHFYAMDETHHKCLVLRIQEAFGNKLCPACSVESLTLLTLWEKNCQVLIFYHCPFYKQYPFLWPGKKIPAPWANTTSVRKLILFLETTLSERAPRGSFHVSQAILTPRVKTIARGLVGGLKNTLVHRLALIPVYPLRFSRRS
- the PLCXD2 gene encoding PI-PLC X domain-containing protein 2 isoform X2; this translates as MLAVRKARRKLRMGTICSPNPSGTKTSSEVCNADWMASLPPHLHNLPLSNLAIPGSHDSFSYWVDEKSPVGPDQTQAIKRLARISLVKKLMKKWSVTQNLTFREQLEAGIRYFDLRVSSKPGDADQEIYFIHGLFGIKVWDGLMEIDSFLTQHPQEIIFLDFNHFYAMDETHHKCLVLRIQEAFGNKLCPACSVESLTLLTLWEKNCQVLIFYHCPFYKQYPFLWPGKKIPAPWANTTSVRKLILFLETTLSERAPRGSFHVSQAILTPRVKTIARGLVGGLKNTLVHSNHWNCHGPSLLSQERS